One stretch of Heliangelus exortis chromosome 24, bHelExo1.hap1, whole genome shotgun sequence DNA includes these proteins:
- the SMAP2 gene encoding stromal membrane-associated protein 2 isoform X1, giving the protein MTGKAVRDVDRYQAVLAGLLAEEENKYCADCQAKGPRWASWNIGVFICIRCAGIHRNLGVHISRVKSVNLDQWTQEQIQCVQEMGNGKANRLYEAYLPENFRRPQTDQAVESFIRDKYEKKKYMDRSIDISAFRKEKDDKWKRSNEPVSERKLEPIIFEKVKMPQKKEETQQSRKSSPKSTEPVMDLLGLALSLPDAPLTTPMTNGRPSSLEKDLDLFASVGSNSDCRKVTGSMPTAGSAGSVPENLNLFPEPGGKGDEVGKKQLSKDSILSLYGSQTPQLPAQGAMFMAPAQMAYPAAAYPAFPGVAPSSSMMGGMMAPSVGMMAQPGAAGMVTPMAIPAGYVGNVQAAVIGVPNGMMAAQQAGYVAGMAALPQPIYGVQPAQQLQWNIAQMTQQMAGMNFYGANGMMGYGQSMGGGGAQGSNQSLSTQMWK; this is encoded by the exons GGCCACGATGGGCATCCTGGAATATCGGGGTCTTCATCTGTATTCGTTGTGCTGGGATCCACAGGAACCTGGGAGTTCATATATCCAGGGTAAAATCTGTCAATCTCGACCAGTGGACACAGGAACAGATACAG TGTGTACAAGAGAtgggaaatggaaaagcaaatcGTCTTTATGAAGCCTACCTGCCCGAGAACTTCAGGAGACCTCAGACAGATCA AGCTGTGGAGAGCTTCATTCGGGATAAATATGAAAAGAAGAAGTACATGGACAGAAGTATTGACATCAGTGCATTTAGG aaagaaaaggatgacAAGTGGAAAAGGAGTAATGAGCCAGTATCAGAAAGGAAACTGGAACCTATCATCTTTGAGAAGGTGAAAATG cctcaaaagaaagaagaaacgCAGCAGTCTAGAAAAAGTTCTCCTAAATCTACTGAACCAGTAATGGACTTGCTGGGACTTG CTTTGTCTCTCCCAGATGCTCCTCTGACCACCCCCATGACAAACGGGAGgcccagcagcctggagaaggaccTTGATCTCTTTGCCTCTGTGGGATCAAACTCTGATTGCAGGAAG GTCACTGGCTCCATGCCAACAGCTGGAAGTGCTGGGTCAGTACCCGAAAACCTGAACCTGTTCCCTGAGCCAGGAGGCAAAGGGGACGAAGTGGGGAAGAAGCAGCTCTCCAAGGACTCCATCCTCTCCCTGTATGGCTCACAAACACCTCAGCTGCCTGCACAAG GAGCGATGTTCATGGCCCCAGCTCAGATGGCGTACCCTGCAGCAGCATACCCTGCCTTTCCTGGAGTAGCCCCCTCCAGCAGCATGATGGGAGGCATGATGGCACCATCAGTGGGAATGAtggcccagcctggagctgcagggatggtgactcccaTGGCCATCCCTGCTGGCTACGTGGGTAACGTGCAGGCAGCTGTCATCGGTGTCCCCAATGGCATGATGGCAGCACAGCAGGCTGGGTATGTGGCTGGCATGGCAGCACTTCCCCAGCCCATCTATGGtgtgcagccagcacagcagctgcagtggaaCATTGCTCAG ATGACCCAGCAGATGGCTGGGATGAACTTCTATGGAGCTAATGGTATGATGGGATATGGACAGTCAATGGGTGGAGGAGGTGCCCAGGGCAGCAATCAGTCCCTCAGCACTCAGATGTGGAAATGA
- the SMAP2 gene encoding stromal membrane-associated protein 2 isoform X2, which produces MTGKAVRDVDRYQAVLAGLLAEEENKYCADCQAKGPRWASWNIGVFICIRCAGIHRNLGVHISRVKSVNLDQWTQEQIQCVQEMGNGKANRLYEAYLPENFRRPQTDQAVESFIRDKYEKKKYMDRSIDISAFRKEKDDKWKRSNEPVSERKLEPIIFEKVKMPQKKEETQQSRKSSPKSTEPVMDLLGLDAPLTTPMTNGRPSSLEKDLDLFASVGSNSDCRKVTGSMPTAGSAGSVPENLNLFPEPGGKGDEVGKKQLSKDSILSLYGSQTPQLPAQGAMFMAPAQMAYPAAAYPAFPGVAPSSSMMGGMMAPSVGMMAQPGAAGMVTPMAIPAGYVGNVQAAVIGVPNGMMAAQQAGYVAGMAALPQPIYGVQPAQQLQWNIAQMTQQMAGMNFYGANGMMGYGQSMGGGGAQGSNQSLSTQMWK; this is translated from the exons GGCCACGATGGGCATCCTGGAATATCGGGGTCTTCATCTGTATTCGTTGTGCTGGGATCCACAGGAACCTGGGAGTTCATATATCCAGGGTAAAATCTGTCAATCTCGACCAGTGGACACAGGAACAGATACAG TGTGTACAAGAGAtgggaaatggaaaagcaaatcGTCTTTATGAAGCCTACCTGCCCGAGAACTTCAGGAGACCTCAGACAGATCA AGCTGTGGAGAGCTTCATTCGGGATAAATATGAAAAGAAGAAGTACATGGACAGAAGTATTGACATCAGTGCATTTAGG aaagaaaaggatgacAAGTGGAAAAGGAGTAATGAGCCAGTATCAGAAAGGAAACTGGAACCTATCATCTTTGAGAAGGTGAAAATG cctcaaaagaaagaagaaacgCAGCAGTCTAGAAAAAGTTCTCCTAAATCTACTGAACCAGTAATGGACTTGCTGGGACTTG ATGCTCCTCTGACCACCCCCATGACAAACGGGAGgcccagcagcctggagaaggaccTTGATCTCTTTGCCTCTGTGGGATCAAACTCTGATTGCAGGAAG GTCACTGGCTCCATGCCAACAGCTGGAAGTGCTGGGTCAGTACCCGAAAACCTGAACCTGTTCCCTGAGCCAGGAGGCAAAGGGGACGAAGTGGGGAAGAAGCAGCTCTCCAAGGACTCCATCCTCTCCCTGTATGGCTCACAAACACCTCAGCTGCCTGCACAAG GAGCGATGTTCATGGCCCCAGCTCAGATGGCGTACCCTGCAGCAGCATACCCTGCCTTTCCTGGAGTAGCCCCCTCCAGCAGCATGATGGGAGGCATGATGGCACCATCAGTGGGAATGAtggcccagcctggagctgcagggatggtgactcccaTGGCCATCCCTGCTGGCTACGTGGGTAACGTGCAGGCAGCTGTCATCGGTGTCCCCAATGGCATGATGGCAGCACAGCAGGCTGGGTATGTGGCTGGCATGGCAGCACTTCCCCAGCCCATCTATGGtgtgcagccagcacagcagctgcagtggaaCATTGCTCAG ATGACCCAGCAGATGGCTGGGATGAACTTCTATGGAGCTAATGGTATGATGGGATATGGACAGTCAATGGGTGGAGGAGGTGCCCAGGGCAGCAATCAGTCCCTCAGCACTCAGATGTGGAAATGA
- the RIMS3 gene encoding regulating synaptic membrane exocytosis protein 3, with product MFNGDASSSAARNVIRSSSISGEMYSIETSGRGSADPVAISKKRRSSLGAKMVAIVGLSQWSKSTLQLNQTEGGPKKLRSNIRRSTETGIAVEMRTRITRQSSRESTDGSTNSNSSDGTFIFPTTRLGAESQFSDFLDGLGPGQLVGRQTLATPPMGDVHVGMAERNGQLEVEVIQARGLIPKMGSKCIPATYVKVYLLENGVCLAKKKTKVVKKTCDPSYQQPLLFEESPQGKVLQVIVWGDYGRMDHKCFMGMAQIVLEELDLSSVVAGWYKLFPTSSLADSSIGPLTRRLSQSSLESSTSPSCP from the exons ATGTTCAACGGGGATGCCAGCTCCTCGGCGGCCAGGAATGTCATCCGGAGCTCCAGCATCAGTGGTGAGATGTACAGCATCGAGACGAGCGGGCGGGGCAGCGCCGACCCCGTCGCCATCAGCAAGAAGCGGCGATCCAGCCTGGGGGCCAAGATGGTGGCAATCGTGGGGCTGTCCCAGTGGAGCAAGAGCACCCTCCAGCTCAACCAGACTG AGGGAGGCCCCAAAAAGCTGCGCAGCAACATCCGGAGGAGCACGGAGACGGGAATCGCGGTGGAGATGAGGACCAGGATCACCCGGCAGAGCAGCCGCGAGTCCACGGACGGCAGCACCAACAGCAACAGCTCCGACGGCAC GTTCATCTTCCCCACCACCCGGCTGGGGGCTGAGAGTCAGTTCAGTGACTTCCTGGACGGGCTGGGGCCGGGCCAGCTGGTGGGACGGCAGACCCTGGCCACCCCCCCCATGG GTGATGTCCATGTGGGGATGGCTGAGAGGAACGGGCAGCTGGAGGTGGAGGTGATCCAGGCGAGGGGACTTATCCCAAAGATGGGCTCCAAGTGCATCCCTG CCACCTATGTCAAGGTTTACCTGCTGGAGAACGGCGTCTGCCTGGCCAAGAAGAAGACCAAGGTGGTGAAGAAAACCTGTGACCCCTCATACCAACAGCCTCTGCTCTTTGAGGAGAGTCCCCAGGGCAAAGTCCTGCAG GTGATTGTCTGGGGAGATTACGGGCGCATGGACCACAAGTGCTTCATGGGGATGGCCCAGATCgtcctggaggagctggatCTCTCCAGCGTGGTCGCGGGATGGTACAAActcttccccacctcctccctggctgACTCCAGCATCGGACCCCTGACACGACGCCTCTCCCAGTCCTCCCTGGAGAGCTccaccagcccctcctgcccatag